TTGACAAGTTTGTGGATCAGATCAACAAGTTTAACGTGAAACGGGCTATTGAAATTCAGCAAGCTGCCCTGGACCGTTATAACGCCAGATAAGGAAGAGATGTCCACGGTGGTGTAGCCGTTTTACGACTTTGCTGCCGTGGATGCCCTCTTTGGAATGAAAAAGGAAGGGGATGAAAGAGTTGTCGAACAAGCTTTCCTTGTTATGGCTCAATTACAAAAAGAATAAAGCCATCTATTGGATGGCTCTTCCCGTCGTTTTATATTTTCTCGTCTTCAAATACCTGCCGATGTACGGAGTCATCATTGCGTTCAAAGACTACTCGGTGGGCAAGGGCATATGGGGCAGTGATTGGGTCGGATTGCAGCATTTTCGTGATTTCTTTCAGAGCTATTATTTCTGGCGAATTCTGAAGAATACTCTTTTGCTAAGCTTTTATCAGCTGTTGTTCGGTTTTCCGGCTCCCATTCTTCTTGCTCTTCTGCTTAACGAGCTCAGACATGAAATCTTCAAACGTACGGTGCAGACGATCTCGTACATTCCTCACTTTATTTCCATTGTTGTCATCTGCGGCATGATTGTTGATTTTTCGTCCCGCGATGGTCTATTCAACACCATCATTGGTTATTTTGGCGGTCAGAGCAGCGCGCTTCTCAGCGATCCGGCCAATTTCCGTACCATTTATACCGCCTCATCGATCTGGCAGGAGCTCGGCTTCTCCAGCATCATTTATTTAGCTGCACTTAGCGGCATTAACCCTGAGCTCTACGATGCTGCCAACGTGGACGGAGCGAGTCGGCTTCGCCAGGTGTGGCATATCACGCTTCCCGGCATCATTCCGATGATTATGATCCTCCTCATACTCCGCATTGGTGGACTGATGGAGATTGGGTTCGAGAAAATTATTCTGCTCTATAATCCGAATGTGTATGATACAGCAGATGTGATCTCGACGTTTGTCTACCGCAAAGGGATTAGTGAAAGTGCCGAGTTCAGCTATACCACCGCGGTGGGTCTCTTCCAGTCGGTCATTAACTTTACGCTGCTAATCGGTGCCAATCGCCTGTCCAAGGCGATATCCAATACCAAGCTGTTCTAGCCAAGAACGAGGTGAAGGGAGGGAGTTTCTTTGCGAATGAAAAGGTCCATGGGAGAGCGTCTGTTTGGCGGTGCCAACGCGATTCTGATGACAGGGCTAATTATCGTAACCTTGTATCCACTGCTGCATGTGCTAAATGCATCGCTTAGCGACTCAGGTCAACTCATGGCCCATAGAGGCCTGCTGCTTTTCCCCAAAGGGATTACGATGGAGAGCTACAAGCTGGTACTGAGCAACCCCAACATCCTATCCGGATACAGGAACACGATATTCATTGTGGTGGTGGGCACGGCGCTTAATCTGCTGTTTACTATTCTGGGGGCGTACACGTTGTCCCGCAAAAGCTTTATGCTCCGCAATCCGATTATGCTGGCGATTGTATTTACGATGTTTTTTAACGGCGGAATCATACCGTCTTATCTGTTGATTAATAACACGCTTCATATGGGCAACAGCCTCTGGGCTCTGATTGTACCCGGTCTGATCAGCAGCTATAATCTGATTATTATGCGAACTTCCTTTGCGGAAATCTCGGAAAGTCTACTAGAGTCGGCCCGTATAGACGGGGCAGGAGAGATGCTCATTCTGTGGCGGATCGTCGTACCATTGTCTATGCCCGTTATTGCGGTGATGATTCTCTTTTACGGCGTCGGTCACTGGAATTCATGGTTCAGTGCGATCCTGTATATTCGGGACCGGAACCTGTTTCCACTTCAACTGGTGCTGCGAGAAATTCTGATTCAGAACAGTACAGACTCGATGACGACAGGAGCGACCGCTATGGACAAAGAGGCCATCGGGGAAAGTGTAAAATACGCAACCGTTATGGTAGCCACCCTTCCTATATTGTTCATCTATCCGTTTCTGCAGAAATACTTTGTTAAAGGTGTTATGATCGGAGCAATCAAAGAATAGAGTTGCCTTATCAAGCCATACCAAATAACAAAGGGTGAGGAGGAGACGCATGAAGAGAAAAAGCATCCTGTTATCCTGGGGCATTTCTTACATGGTCATTCTGCTCATACCGATTGTGATCGGTGCTGCTGTTTTTGCCGAGTCTCGGATGTTGCTTGAGGAAGAAGTTAATCGTTCCAACATGGTGCTGTTATCTCAGGTACAGGAAACCATTGATAACCAGATTGGTGATATTGGCAGCATAAGCAATCAATTAATGGCTGACTCCCAACTCATGAGCTTCATTAATCATGCGTCTGAACAGGATGCCCGCTGGAGGTTCATGGGGATTGATCTAATCAAAAACCTGAAATCTACACGCGTCGGAAACGGCTTGATTAGTGAACTGTATATTTATATCAAACAATCCGATATCGCGTTGTCCTCGTCTTCACTTATTCAAAAAAATTATTTATATGACATGTTCTATCAGGGCACCAATGTAACCGAGGAAGCTTGGACCCGGCTTATGCATGATTCCGGTAAGAGCATGTACCGAAAGATGGAGGTTCGGAGTGAAGATCGACGGATTGAAGACACGCTTGTCTATATTCAGCCGTTTCCTATTCAGAATGGCGCTGACAGCCCTGCGACCTTCGTTGTTAGCCTGGACCCTAACCGATTCCAGCAAGCCATTGATAACGTACGTTTGGAAAAAGAGAGCACCGTGTTCATTCTAGATCACGACGGTCAAACGTTATTTTCTACCGGATCACTTGAAACCCCTTACATAAGTGGGGAAGGTCTTAACCTTTTCAATGATGCTGGGAAAAGAACGGAAACGATCGATTGGAACGGAGAATCCGTGACCATATCGCAGATTTCTTCTAAGATCCAGGACTGGAAGTATGTATCCATCATACCTACCCGAATCTATGCCAAGAAGCTGACGGTTATCCGCGATATTACGCTTGGAGGCGTTGCTGCAGGGCTTATCCTTGGTGGGGTGGCAGCCTGGTGGTTCACTAGACGGAATTACCGTCCGCTGGGACGGATCATGAACATTATCTCGGATAAGGTTAAATGGAAACTGGAACAGCCGGACGATGAATATGGTATTTTGCAATCTGTTCTGATGCAAGCCTGGGAAGAGCAGGATCAATTTGCGAACAGGCTTAAGGATCAGCAAAGCGTTATACGGAGCAGTCTGCTCTCCAAGTTGATGAAGGGTAGGGTACAGGTGGGTGAGGAGTTTGCTTCGACCTTGGAACGTTCAGGTATTCGATTCGAGACGGAGTCGTTTGCTGTATTGCTCCTGCACATTGAGGATGTTGAAGGGCTGTTTCGTTCCAGAGTACGTGAGCAGGACCAGGAGGAGAAGCATCAATTTGTGCATCTGATTCTGACCAATGTGCTGGAGGAGATGATCGGCTCAATCGGTCATGTATACTCTGCGGACATTGATGGAAGAATTGCGTTCCTGATCAATATTCGAGAGTGTGAGGAGGATACCAGTCATCGGTTAATTCGTGCAGTCGAAGAAGCCCAGCGTTTCATCGGCTCCCGATTCTGCGTGTACTTCACTGTTGGCGTTAGCCATGTTCATCACCGTATTGGGGAAATCGCGGATTGTTTCCGGGAATCGGAAGAAGCGCTGGAATACAGGCTGATTCTGGGGATCGGTCAAATTATTGATCCGAACCGGATTCGTAGGCCTAAGGAGGAGCTGTATTACCCTCTTGATCTGGAGAGACAGCTCATCAATTATATTGCTA
This window of the Paenibacillus marchantiae genome carries:
- a CDS encoding helix-turn-helix domain-containing protein; this translates as MKRKSILLSWGISYMVILLIPIVIGAAVFAESRMLLEEEVNRSNMVLLSQVQETIDNQIGDIGSISNQLMADSQLMSFINHASEQDARWRFMGIDLIKNLKSTRVGNGLISELYIYIKQSDIALSSSSLIQKNYLYDMFYQGTNVTEEAWTRLMHDSGKSMYRKMEVRSEDRRIEDTLVYIQPFPIQNGADSPATFVVSLDPNRFQQAIDNVRLEKESTVFILDHDGQTLFSTGSLETPYISGEGLNLFNDAGKRTETIDWNGESVTISQISSKIQDWKYVSIIPTRIYAKKLTVIRDITLGGVAAGLILGGVAAWWFTRRNYRPLGRIMNIISDKVKWKLEQPDDEYGILQSVLMQAWEEQDQFANRLKDQQSVIRSSLLSKLMKGRVQVGEEFASTLERSGIRFETESFAVLLLHIEDVEGLFRSRVREQDQEEKHQFVHLILTNVLEEMIGSIGHVYSADIDGRIAFLINIRECEEDTSHRLIRAVEEAQRFIGSRFCVYFTVGVSHVHHRIGEIADCFRESEEALEYRLILGIGQIIDPNRIRRPKEELYYPLDLERQLINYIATGNYARSTEVMNEILMTNFAGEPLSVELARCLMFELIGTFLKATEQIKTDDQNEMTQRNDLIRQLFACETFEEIESELLRILETVCQTVHERKRSRSEELRDQLVEFIHESYADVNLGLTHLSERFRFHPTYVSKYFKEQTGVNVIDYINQYRIEQSKKILQAEELTIQDVSERVGFLNSNSFIRVFKKYEGITPGQYKQNSRLVQQEA
- a CDS encoding carbohydrate ABC transporter permease, giving the protein MRMKRSMGERLFGGANAILMTGLIIVTLYPLLHVLNASLSDSGQLMAHRGLLLFPKGITMESYKLVLSNPNILSGYRNTIFIVVVGTALNLLFTILGAYTLSRKSFMLRNPIMLAIVFTMFFNGGIIPSYLLINNTLHMGNSLWALIVPGLISSYNLIIMRTSFAEISESLLESARIDGAGEMLILWRIVVPLSMPVIAVMILFYGVGHWNSWFSAILYIRDRNLFPLQLVLREILIQNSTDSMTTGATAMDKEAIGESVKYATVMVATLPILFIYPFLQKYFVKGVMIGAIKE
- a CDS encoding ABC transporter permease, whose amino-acid sequence is MKELSNKLSLLWLNYKKNKAIYWMALPVVLYFLVFKYLPMYGVIIAFKDYSVGKGIWGSDWVGLQHFRDFFQSYYFWRILKNTLLLSFYQLLFGFPAPILLALLLNELRHEIFKRTVQTISYIPHFISIVVICGMIVDFSSRDGLFNTIIGYFGGQSSALLSDPANFRTIYTASSIWQELGFSSIIYLAALSGINPELYDAANVDGASRLRQVWHITLPGIIPMIMILLILRIGGLMEIGFEKIILLYNPNVYDTADVISTFVYRKGISESAEFSYTTAVGLFQSVINFTLLIGANRLSKAISNTKLF